TGGCGACCACGCGCGGCCCGGCCCTCCCCCGTCGGCGCGACACCGGAAGACGCTGCGCGTCTTCCGAGCTCACGCTCGCTTCGCTCGCGTGAACACAAGAGTCGCGCCCGGCCGCGCGGTTGCGGTGGCGCGCGCTGTCGAGCCCTTGTGGCGAGACAGCGCCGTGCGAGGGACGACTGAGGGAGCAGCGCGACCGAAGGAGTCGGATGGGGAGGACGAGGTTGCGGTTGGGCGGGAATGAAAGGGGCCGCCGCGCTCGATCCGGTGAGACGACGCAAGCACTGGACTGAGCGAGCATCGCGAGCGAAGGAAGCGCGCAGCGAGTCGCAACCGGTCGAGCGCGGCGGGGGCTTTCAGGAAGTTATCGTCGAGTGCTGTTCCAGAGAGTGCGGCGGGGGCTTTCGGGGTCCTGTACACGCCTGCCCTCCGTCGATCGAACCAACACACCAGTACCTCGCAACCCACGCTGAAAGTCCCCGTCGTCGTAGGTCACGTATGACCACGCTCAGAGACGAGGACCGCGCGATACTCGAAACGCTCGAAGACGCCAACCGGAGCCTCGACGCCATCGCGGAGGAACTCGACCGCGATCCCGACGACCTCGACGACCGCCTGCAAGAACTCCACGACAACGGGCTCGTTCACGCGAAGGGCGAGGGCTGGTCCCTGACGAGAGACGGCCGGAACCTCCTGCGCGCGCCGGGCGACGGCAGCGCCGACGATCGGATCGACACGCCCGAGGAGGTCGAAGCCGCAATCCAGTCGTTCCAGGTCCGGCCCGACAGGACCGACGCCATCCGCGCGGCGTTCGCGTACCTCCGGCACTGGGACGAGGCGACCGCGGGCGAGATCGCCGCCGACGTGTACGACGAGCACCCCGCGGGCTACCCCGACCCCGACGAGTGGTGGGAGCAGTTCGTCCGCGAGTACCTCGCCGAGCTGCCCGGCGTCCAGCGCCCCGACGACGGCGAGACGTGGCGCTACGACGAGACTGCGGGCGACGGGGGAACTGCCACGCGAGACGACGCCGCGTCGGCCGACCGGCCTCGCAAAAACGGTCGCGAAGTCGACCTCGACGAGCCGACCGACCCCCGCGGCGGGCTGAAGCACGCCCTCGAAACACTGGACGCCACAGACGCCGAACGGGACGCCGTCCTCGCCGCCGCGGCGTTGCTGCGCGAGCGCGGCACCGCGACCGAGGACGAACTCGCGGCCGCCGTCCACGCTGCCCACGACCCGGGCTACGAAACGCCCGAGGCGCTCTGGGAGCGGTGCCTGCGTCCGGCGTTCGAGTCGCTGCCCGAGATCGAGCGCCGATCCGAGCGGCAGTGGCGTCACGCCGGCGCGACCGGCGAATCGGCGTCCGGAGCGACACCGGACGCCGCCGACGAGCTCGATACGGGAGCGGACGACGCAACCGAGGCGTCGGACGCCGAAACCGAGACGGCGGACGACGACGTCTGCCCCGTCTGCGGGAAGCCGAGCGCCGGCCGGTCGGTTCACCTCGGCGGCGAGACGATCGTGCCGTCGCGACGATCGCGCTCGTGCGTGCGCGCGACGCAGGTCGACGGCGCCGCGGCGATCACGATCTACTATCACGACCGCGAGCGCGGGTGATACCACCCGAACGCTTGCGCGACGTTTGCGCGTCACTTGTTGGCGGGCCAACAGTTAACAGAGCCAAGCGCGTCGGTTCAGGTACGGAACGGAGACGTTCGACGGCCGAACTGCGGAACGGGGGATTCACGAAATCATGAGCGCATTCAACGCGATCGGAGAGGACCGAGAGGTAGACCGCGACGAGTTCACGCCCGGGATCGAGCCCCAGCCGACCTGGTGTCCGGGCTGTGGCGACTTCGGCGTCCTCAAGGCGCTGAAGGGGGCGATGGCCGAAGTCGGCCGCTCGCCCGAGGAGACGCTGGTCTGTACGGGCATCGGCTGCTCGGGCAAGCTCAACAGCTACTTCGACAGCTACGGGTTCCACACGATCCACGGCCGCGTGCTGCCGGTCGCCCGCGCGGCCAAGCTCGCGAACGACGGGCTGGAGGTCGTCGCCGCGGGCGGCGACGGCGACGGCTACGGCATCGGCGGGAACCACTTCGTACACACCGCGCGGGAGAACCACGACATGACCTACATCGTGTTCAACAACGAGATCTTCGGGCTCACCAAGGGCCAGACCTCGCCGACGAGCCCGAAGGGTCACAAGTCCAAGACCCAGCCGGGCGGGAGCGCGAAGAACCCGCTGCGGCCGCTGAGTCTGTCGCTGACCGCCGGCTCGTCGTACGTCGCGCGGACGGCCGCGGTCAACCCGAACCAGGCCAAGGAGATCCTCGTCGAGGCGATGGAGCACGACGGGTTCGCGCACATCGACTTCCTCACACAGTGCCCGACCTGGAACAAAGACGCGCGACAGTACGTGCCCTACATCGACGTTCAGGAATCCGACGACTACGACTTCGACGTCACCGACCGGCGCGAGGCCCAGGAGATGATGTACGAGACCGAGGACGCGCTGAACGAGGACAAAGTGCTGACGGGCCGGTACTTCGTCGACGAGGATCGGCCGTCCTACCAGGAGGAAAAGCAGGCGATCGGGGAGATGCCCGACGAACCGCTCGCGGAACGGTACATGGACGACGAGTACGACTGGGACGCCGAGCGCTCCTACGACCTGCTCGACAGGCACACATGAGCGACTCACCACGCAACGGCGCCCCCGACTCGACGCCGGGGACGAGCGGCGGCGCGCCGCGCGACGCGATCTACGAGAGCACCGATCCCGAGGCCGAGCGCCGCGAGGCCCGCACCGGGCCGGGCGTCGACGACCGGTTCAACTCGCGGCTCCGCGAGGCGTTCGGTTCGGTCCCGTTCATCCTCACGAAGTTCGACACGTTCATGAACTGGGTGCGGGGCTCCTCGATGTTCATGCTGCAGTTCGGGATCGCCTGCTGCAGCATCGAGATGATGCACACCTACGCGGTCAAACACGACCTCGACCGCTTCGGCTCCGGCGTCCCGCGGGCCAGCCCGCGGCAGGCCGACGTGATCATCGTTCCCGGAACGATCGTCTCGAAGTTCACGCCCCGGATGAAGCGCGTCTACGACCAGATGCCCGAGCCCAAGTTCGTCGTCGGCATGGGCAACTGCACCGCCAGCGGCGGGCCGTTCCAGCAGGGGTACAACGTCGTCAAGGGCGCCGAGGAGGCGATCCCGGTCGACATCCAGATCCCCGGCTGTCCGCCCCGGCCCGAGGCGCTGGTCTACGGCGTCGTCAAACTGCAAGAGCGCATCGCCAACGGAGAGTCCTCGCCGGTGGTCGTCAAACCGTACGAACTCGAACAGTTCAGCGACCTGCCGAAGGACGAAGTCGTCGACGAACTGGCCGACCAGATCGACGAGGACGACCTCGTGATGCGGTACAACTGGGCCGATTCGCCATGAGTCGACAGCGAGATCCCCTTCCCGTCGGCGTCACCGAGGACGGCGGCGTCGACTACGACGAACTGGCAGAACTGCTCGGCGAGCGCGTCATCGGGCGCGAGGATCACGTCAACGCCGGCGGGTTCGTGATTCGCCCCGACGCCGTCCAGAGCGTGCTCTCGACGCTCAGAGACGAGGCGGGCTTCGACCACCTATCCTGTCTCACCGCCCAGGAGTACGAGGATCGCTACGAGTCGATCTACCACCTGCGAAAGTTCGACGATCCGACTCAGGAGGTCAACGTGATCGTCCCGGCCTCGAAGACCGGGCCGGTCAGCGAGAGCGCCGAACCCGTCTTCCGGACGGCGGACTGGCACGAGCGCGAAGCCTACGACCTCGTCGGCATCGAGTACCAGGACCACCCGGACCTCGAGCGGATCCTGCTGCCCGAGACGTGGACGGGCCATCCGCTCTCGCTGGACTACGATCAGGACAAGCCACAGATCGTGGCCTACCGCGCTCACGAGAACCCGCTGCAGGACCACCACAGCCCCGAAGGGTCGAACACGATGTTCGTCAACATCGGCCCCCACCACCCCGCGACCCACGGCGTCCTCCACCTCGAAACCGTGCTCGACGGCGAGACGGTCGTCGATCTGGAACCCGACATCGGCTATCTGCACCGCTGCGAGGAGCAGATGGCCCAGCAGGGCACCTACCGCTACCAGATCATCCCCTACTCGGATCGCTGGGACTACACCGCGAACATGCCCAACGAGTGGGGCGTCGCGCGGGCGATCGAGAGCCTCGCCGACCTCGACGTTCCGGAGTACGCCCAGGTGCTCCGGACGATGGCGACCGAGCTCGGGCGAATGCTCGGGCACTTCCTCGCGGCGGGCACGTTCGCGCTGGACACGTACGGCGACTTCACCGCGATCTTCATGTACGCGATGCGCGACCGCGAGAAGGTGCAAAACATCCTCGAAGATCTCACCGGCCAGCGCATGATGTTCTACTACTTCCGGCTGGGCGGGGTCGCCTGGGACCTGCCGGAACCCCGCGACGAGTGGTTCGACAAGGTGCGGGACTTCCTGAACGACCTGCCCGAGACGATCGACGAGTACCACAACCTGTTCACCGAGAACGAGATCTTCCAGTACCGCACGATCGACACCGGCGTCATCTCGAAGGAGACCGCCAAGCAGTACGGCTGCACCGGCCCGGTCGGCCGGGCCTCGGGGATCGACTACGACGTCCGCCGCGACGACCCCTACGGCTACTACGACGAGCTCGACTGGGACGTCGTCACGGCGACGGAGGGCGACAACTACTCGCGGTTCATGTGCCGGCTCCGCGAGATCGAGGAATCCGCCAGAATCGTCGACCAGTGCATCGACCTGCTCGAAGACTGGCCCGAGGACGAGCGCGAGATACAGAGCAACGTCCCGCGGACGCTCCGCCCCGAGGCCGGCAAGGAGGTGTACGAGACCGTCGAGATCGCCAAGGGCGAGCTCGGCGTCTACATCCGCTCGGACGGCACCAACAAGCCCGCCCGGTTCAAGATCCGCAGCCCGTGCTTCCACAACCTCCACGCGCTGCCGGAGATGGCCGAGGGCGAGTACGTCGCCGACATGATCGCCTCACTGGGGAGCCTCGACATCGTGCTCGGGAGCGTGGACCGATGACCGACCGAACGGAGGCCTCACGACGATGATCGGACTGCTCAAATCGATGGCGACGACGATGAAGCACGCGCTCGACGGCAACACGTTCACCGTCGAGTACCCCGAAGACGCGCCCGAAGTGTCGCCGCGCTTCAGGGGGATCCACAAGTTCAGCCAGGAGCGCTGTATCTGGTGCCGGCAGTGCGAGAACGTCTGCCCGAACGACACCATTCAGATCGTCACCGACGAGCAGCGCAACCCCGAACAGTACAACCTCCACGTCGGGCAGTGCATCTACTGTCGCCTGTGCGAGGAGGTCTGTCCGGTCGACGCGATCCTGCTGACCCAGAACTTCGAGTTCACGGGCGACACCAAGGACGATCTGGTGTACAACAAAGAACAGTTGAAGACGGTGCCGTGGTTCAAGGACATCGATCCGCTGGA
This is a stretch of genomic DNA from Natronoarchaeum mannanilyticum. It encodes these proteins:
- a CDS encoding thiamine pyrophosphate-dependent enzyme; this encodes MSAFNAIGEDREVDRDEFTPGIEPQPTWCPGCGDFGVLKALKGAMAEVGRSPEETLVCTGIGCSGKLNSYFDSYGFHTIHGRVLPVARAAKLANDGLEVVAAGGDGDGYGIGGNHFVHTARENHDMTYIVFNNEIFGLTKGQTSPTSPKGHKSKTQPGGSAKNPLRPLSLSLTAGSSYVARTAAVNPNQAKEILVEAMEHDGFAHIDFLTQCPTWNKDARQYVPYIDVQESDDYDFDVTDRREAQEMMYETEDALNEDKVLTGRYFVDEDRPSYQEEKQAIGEMPDEPLAERYMDDEYDWDAERSYDLLDRHT
- a CDS encoding NADH-quinone oxidoreductase subunit D; its protein translation is MSRQRDPLPVGVTEDGGVDYDELAELLGERVIGREDHVNAGGFVIRPDAVQSVLSTLRDEAGFDHLSCLTAQEYEDRYESIYHLRKFDDPTQEVNVIVPASKTGPVSESAEPVFRTADWHEREAYDLVGIEYQDHPDLERILLPETWTGHPLSLDYDQDKPQIVAYRAHENPLQDHHSPEGSNTMFVNIGPHHPATHGVLHLETVLDGETVVDLEPDIGYLHRCEEQMAQQGTYRYQIIPYSDRWDYTANMPNEWGVARAIESLADLDVPEYAQVLRTMATELGRMLGHFLAAGTFALDTYGDFTAIFMYAMRDREKVQNILEDLTGQRMMFYYFRLGGVAWDLPEPRDEWFDKVRDFLNDLPETIDEYHNLFTENEIFQYRTIDTGVISKETAKQYGCTGPVGRASGIDYDVRRDDPYGYYDELDWDVVTATEGDNYSRFMCRLREIEESARIVDQCIDLLEDWPEDEREIQSNVPRTLRPEAGKEVYETVEIAKGELGVYIRSDGTNKPARFKIRSPCFHNLHALPEMAEGEYVADMIASLGSLDIVLGSVDR
- a CDS encoding NuoI/complex I 23 kDa subunit family protein, whose protein sequence is MIGLLKSMATTMKHALDGNTFTVEYPEDAPEVSPRFRGIHKFSQERCIWCRQCENVCPNDTIQIVTDEQRNPEQYNLHVGQCIYCRLCEEVCPVDAILLTQNFEFTGDTKDDLVYNKEQLKTVPWFKDIDPLESREPDRGAWIGEGEGTVDYQ
- a CDS encoding NADH-quinone oxidoreductase subunit B, with amino-acid sequence MSDSPRNGAPDSTPGTSGGAPRDAIYESTDPEAERREARTGPGVDDRFNSRLREAFGSVPFILTKFDTFMNWVRGSSMFMLQFGIACCSIEMMHTYAVKHDLDRFGSGVPRASPRQADVIIVPGTIVSKFTPRMKRVYDQMPEPKFVVGMGNCTASGGPFQQGYNVVKGAEEAIPVDIQIPGCPPRPEALVYGVVKLQERIANGESSPVVVKPYELEQFSDLPKDEVVDELADQIDEDDLVMRYNWADSP